The following are encoded in a window of Chlorocebus sabaeus isolate Y175 chromosome 22, mChlSab1.0.hap1, whole genome shotgun sequence genomic DNA:
- the GNAT1 gene encoding guanine nucleotide-binding protein G(t) subunit alpha-1 has translation MGAGASAEEKHSRELEKKLKEDAEKDARTVKLLLLGAGESGKSTIVKQMKIIHQDGYSLEECLEFIAIIYGNTLQSILAIVRAMTTLNIQYGDSARQDDARKLMHMADTIEEGTMPKEMSDIIQRLWKDSGIQACFERASEYQLNDSAGYYLSDLERLVTPGYVPTEQDVLRSRVKTTGIIETQFSFKDLNFRMFDVGGQRSERKKWIHCFEGVTCIIFIAALSAYDMVLVEDDEVNRMHESLHLFNSICNHRYFATTSIVLFLNKKDVFFEKIKKAHLSICFPDYDGPNTYEDAGNYIKVQFLELNMRRDVKEIYSHMTCATDTQNVKFVFDAVTDIIIKENLKDCGLF, from the exons ATGGGGGCTGGGGCCAGTGCTGAGGAGAAGCACTCCAGGGAGCTGGAAAAGAAGCTGAAAGAGGATGCTGAGAAGGATGCTCGAACCGTGAAGCTGCTGCTTCTGG GTGCGGGTGAGTCCGGGAAGAGCACCATCGTCAAGCAGATGAA GATTATCCACCAGGACGGGTATTCGCTGGAAGAGTGCCTCGAGTTCATCGCCATCATCTACGGCAACACGTTGCAGTCCATCCTGGCCATCGTGCGCGCCATGACCACACTCAACATCCAGTACGGAGACTCTGCACGCCAG GACGACGCCCGGAAGCTGATGCACATGGCAGACACCATAGAGGAGGGCACGATGCCCAAGGAGATGTCGGACATCATCCAGCGGCTGTGGAAGGACTCCGGTATCCAGGCCTGTTTTGAGCGCGCCTCGGAGTACCAGCTCAACGACTCGGCGGGCTA CTACCTCTCCGACCTGGAGCGCCTGGTAACCCCGGGCTATGTGCCCACCGAGCAGGACGTGCTGCGCTCGCGAGTCAAGACCACTGGCATCATCGAGACGCAGTTCTCCTTCAAGGACCTCAACTTCCG GATGTTCGATGTGGGCGGGCAGCGCTCGGAGCGCAAGAAGTGGATCCACTGCTTCGAGGGCGTGACCTGCATCATCTTCATCGCGGCGCTGAGCGCCTACGACATGGTGCTGGTGGAGGACGACGAAGTG AACCGCATGCACGAGAGCCTGCACCTGTTCAACAGTATCTGCAACCACCGCTACTTCGCCACGACGTCCATCGTGCTCTTCCTCAACAAGAAGGACGTTTTCTTTGAGAAGATCAAGAAGGCCCACCTCAGCATCTGTTTCCCGGACTACGATG GACCCAACACCTACGAGGACGCAGGCAACTACATCAAGGTGCAGTTCCTCGAGCTCAACATGCGGCGCGACGTGAAGGAGATCTATTCCCACATGACGTGCGCCACCGACACGCAGAACGTCAAATTTGTCTTCGACGCTGTCACCGACATCATCATCAAGGAGAACCTCAAAGACTGTGGCCTCTTCTGA